A window from Hemicordylus capensis ecotype Gifberg chromosome 2, rHemCap1.1.pri, whole genome shotgun sequence encodes these proteins:
- the DDN gene encoding dendrin isoform X1, translated as MCLCVLHVCQCPRVSPVLSLHRLHRGPPVSASPAWRVAPRPLRGRHSRYLRWEVACQVQGACGCRALPAFLCQACRGLQWLLDDPATRTMFECPGLSPSDARRLHVCERTNLLLVEFNAVSCSSRSTMEGRPWTGQGYRAPWMYHSVAGQYTLLEKQLVPDFSPCQRRLVVPRILQDSTNWQDAQPPSRWGLVRQEGRWLSGKELSRAAAAGAASPKAQRQYSPAYEGLRPLSRRDLSWEPSSPTAKDRSRALAGGAAPHCPWNQGAPAKSRADLPARAPPSYETHMLLRLRAGHGPRKENWPRPPPYVPPPSYEAPHRTVQPQQRGCSSARGHPAVSKQLRKEAPKKCRETSAGACELRPLPALGAGRKAGRHYRAPMPGGWSYLSGATTWGGPRMPPEPAEPPYCWDRSPQCRSHTLPRVNRRSKGGAVPCPPLLPPPHGQPQDSLPAGWGFSHAVSWPGGALGKAGKQSRDLLPKWKEPRPARTQQAANSLAASPAPPRPAPQRPGGLFVIDATCVVIQAHYIPPPRTQHVRYLGQQGAGQGQAGAAAAPVSMEERAARILGLPVSELGFTQTRRQGLDPEMIPGHGAGESCPADPGAAPADVPGGAPSPPRGTPKKPLLPAPAAPSSCEAAGPLVQQGPPGCPHESGVAVPGQGGDGCCCQPPGEEEPVFCPSSRSYVRDLKEAMSRIRRHTAPDSDTDEELEKECQTACGPRPRARRGRLNEGALSYSSSSLESSESNATVVPGNATPTLLRNGHQTDSELTLDAGSNAGPSSALTMKRD; from the exons ATGTGCCTTTGCGTTCTGCATGTGTGCCAGTGTCCACGTGTCTCTCCCGTTCTCTCTCTTCATCGGTTGCACCGAGGACCACCTGTCTCTGCCTCCCCTGCTTGGCGTGTGGCCCCGCGCCCCCTGCGCGGCCGCCACTCTCGCTACCTGCGCTGGGAAGTTGcctgtcaggtgcagggggcgtgtGGGTGCCGTGCACTCCCCGCCTTCCTCTGCCAGGCCTGCCGTGGGCTCCAGTGGCTGCTAGATGACCCGGCAACCAGGACAATGTTTGAATGCCCGGGGCTGAGTCCCAGCGATGCCAGGAGGCTCCATGTCTGTGAGAGGACCAACCTGCTCCTTGTCGAGTTTAACGCCGTCTCTTGTTCCAGCCGGAGTACCATGGAAGGACGGCCGTGGACTGGGCAAGGCTACAGGGCCCCCTGGATGTACCACAGCGTGGCTGGGCAGTATAC GCTCTTGGAAAAGCAATTGGTACCCGACTTTTCGCCCTGCCAGCGCCGCCTCGTCGTCCCCCGCATACTGCAGGATTCGACCAACTGGCAGGATGCCCAGCCTCCATCCCGCTGGGGCCTAGTGAGGCAGGAGGGCCGCTGGCTTTCAGGGAAGGAACTGAgcagggcggcggcagcaggagcagcatccCCCAAGGCCCAAAGGCAATACAGCCCCGCTTATGAGGGGCTCCGTCCGCTCTCCAGGAGGGACCTGAGCTGGGAGCCCAGCAGCCCCACTGCAAAGGACCGTTCCCGAGCCCTAGCAGGAGGGGCGGCTCCACACTGCCCGTGGAATCAAGGGGCCCCTGCCAAGAGCAGGGCGGATCTCCCTGCCCGGGCGCCCCCCAGCTATGAAACGCACATGCTGCTGCGCCTCCGGGCAGGGCACGGCCCCCGCAAGGAAAACTGGCCCCGCCCGCCCCCCTACGTGCCTCCCCCCTCCTATGAGGCACCCCACCGCACAGTGCAGCCCCAGCAGAGGGGATGCAGCAGCGCCAGGGGCCACCCCGCAGTGAGCAAGCAGCTCCGGAAAGAAGCCCCCAAGAAATGCCGGGAGACGAGCGCAGGGGCCTGCGAACTCAGGCCTTTGCCAGCTCTCGGTGCTGGAAGGAAGGCAGGGCGCCACTACCGGGCTCCGATGCCAGGGGGCTGGAGCTATCTCTCGGGAGCCACGACCTGGGGGGGCCCGAGGATGCCTCCGGAGCCAGCAGAGCCTCCCTACTGCTGGGACAGGAGCCCCCAGTGCCGAAGCCACACCCTGCCCCGGGTCAACCGGAGGAGCAAGGGGGGAGCTGTGCCCTGcccacccctcctccccccccctcacgGCCAGCCCCAGGACTCCCTCCCTGCCGGTTGGGGCTTTAGCCACGCCGTTAGCTGGCCCGGCGGCGCCTTGGGCAAAGCGGGCAAGCAGAGCCGAGACCTCTTGCCCAAGTGGAAGGAACCCAGGCCCGCGAGAACACAGCAGGCGGCCAACAGCCTGGCCGCATCTCCGGCGCCTCCTCGACCCGCGCCACAAAGGCCTGGGGGGCTCTTCGTCATCGACGCCACGTGCGTGGTGATCCAAGCCCACTACATCCCGCCGCCCCGCACGCAGCACGTGCGCTACTTGGGCCAGCAGGGGGCAGGCCAAGGCCAggcgggggcggcagcagcacctGTCTCTATGGAGGAGCGAGCTGCTCGCATCCTCGGCCTCCCCGTGAGCGAACTCGGTTTCACACAGACCCGGAGGCAAGGCTTGGATCCCGAGATGATCCCTGGGCACGGGGCTGGCGAGAGCTGTCCAGCCGACCCTGGGGCTGCGCCTGCAGATGTCCCTGGAGgggctccttctcctcctcgGGGCACCCCGaagaaacccctcctcccggccccaGCAGCCCCCAGTAGTTGCGAGGCTGCTGGGCCTCTAGTGCAGCAGGGGCCGCCGGGTTGCCCTCATGAGAGCGGGGTGGCCGTGCCTGGGCAGGGAGgggatggctgctgctgccagccaccagGCGAAGAAGAGCCCGTGTTTTGCCCGTCAAGCAGATCCTATGTGCGGGATCTGAAGGAAGCCATGTCGAGGATTCGCCGGCACACGGCCCCGGATTCGGACACGGACGAGGAACTGGAGAAGGAGTGCCAGACGGCCTGCGGCCCCCGCCCCCGGGCACGGAGAGGGCGCCTGAATGAAGGGGCTCTctcctacagcagcagcagcttagaGAGCAGCGAGTCCAACGCCACCGTGGTGCCCGGGAACGCCACACCCACTCTCCTACGGAATGGGCACCAGACTGATTCTGAGCTGACCCTGGACGCAGGAAGTAATGCTGGGCCGAGCAGTGCCCTAACAATGAAGAGGGattag
- the DDN gene encoding dendrin isoform X2: MEGRPWTGQGYRAPWMYHSVAGQYTLLEKQLVPDFSPCQRRLVVPRILQDSTNWQDAQPPSRWGLVRQEGRWLSGKELSRAAAAGAASPKAQRQYSPAYEGLRPLSRRDLSWEPSSPTAKDRSRALAGGAAPHCPWNQGAPAKSRADLPARAPPSYETHMLLRLRAGHGPRKENWPRPPPYVPPPSYEAPHRTVQPQQRGCSSARGHPAVSKQLRKEAPKKCRETSAGACELRPLPALGAGRKAGRHYRAPMPGGWSYLSGATTWGGPRMPPEPAEPPYCWDRSPQCRSHTLPRVNRRSKGGAVPCPPLLPPPHGQPQDSLPAGWGFSHAVSWPGGALGKAGKQSRDLLPKWKEPRPARTQQAANSLAASPAPPRPAPQRPGGLFVIDATCVVIQAHYIPPPRTQHVRYLGQQGAGQGQAGAAAAPVSMEERAARILGLPVSELGFTQTRRQGLDPEMIPGHGAGESCPADPGAAPADVPGGAPSPPRGTPKKPLLPAPAAPSSCEAAGPLVQQGPPGCPHESGVAVPGQGGDGCCCQPPGEEEPVFCPSSRSYVRDLKEAMSRIRRHTAPDSDTDEELEKECQTACGPRPRARRGRLNEGALSYSSSSLESSESNATVVPGNATPTLLRNGHQTDSELTLDAGSNAGPSSALTMKRD, translated from the exons ATGGAAGGACGGCCGTGGACTGGGCAAGGCTACAGGGCCCCCTGGATGTACCACAGCGTGGCTGGGCAGTATAC GCTCTTGGAAAAGCAATTGGTACCCGACTTTTCGCCCTGCCAGCGCCGCCTCGTCGTCCCCCGCATACTGCAGGATTCGACCAACTGGCAGGATGCCCAGCCTCCATCCCGCTGGGGCCTAGTGAGGCAGGAGGGCCGCTGGCTTTCAGGGAAGGAACTGAgcagggcggcggcagcaggagcagcatccCCCAAGGCCCAAAGGCAATACAGCCCCGCTTATGAGGGGCTCCGTCCGCTCTCCAGGAGGGACCTGAGCTGGGAGCCCAGCAGCCCCACTGCAAAGGACCGTTCCCGAGCCCTAGCAGGAGGGGCGGCTCCACACTGCCCGTGGAATCAAGGGGCCCCTGCCAAGAGCAGGGCGGATCTCCCTGCCCGGGCGCCCCCCAGCTATGAAACGCACATGCTGCTGCGCCTCCGGGCAGGGCACGGCCCCCGCAAGGAAAACTGGCCCCGCCCGCCCCCCTACGTGCCTCCCCCCTCCTATGAGGCACCCCACCGCACAGTGCAGCCCCAGCAGAGGGGATGCAGCAGCGCCAGGGGCCACCCCGCAGTGAGCAAGCAGCTCCGGAAAGAAGCCCCCAAGAAATGCCGGGAGACGAGCGCAGGGGCCTGCGAACTCAGGCCTTTGCCAGCTCTCGGTGCTGGAAGGAAGGCAGGGCGCCACTACCGGGCTCCGATGCCAGGGGGCTGGAGCTATCTCTCGGGAGCCACGACCTGGGGGGGCCCGAGGATGCCTCCGGAGCCAGCAGAGCCTCCCTACTGCTGGGACAGGAGCCCCCAGTGCCGAAGCCACACCCTGCCCCGGGTCAACCGGAGGAGCAAGGGGGGAGCTGTGCCCTGcccacccctcctccccccccctcacgGCCAGCCCCAGGACTCCCTCCCTGCCGGTTGGGGCTTTAGCCACGCCGTTAGCTGGCCCGGCGGCGCCTTGGGCAAAGCGGGCAAGCAGAGCCGAGACCTCTTGCCCAAGTGGAAGGAACCCAGGCCCGCGAGAACACAGCAGGCGGCCAACAGCCTGGCCGCATCTCCGGCGCCTCCTCGACCCGCGCCACAAAGGCCTGGGGGGCTCTTCGTCATCGACGCCACGTGCGTGGTGATCCAAGCCCACTACATCCCGCCGCCCCGCACGCAGCACGTGCGCTACTTGGGCCAGCAGGGGGCAGGCCAAGGCCAggcgggggcggcagcagcacctGTCTCTATGGAGGAGCGAGCTGCTCGCATCCTCGGCCTCCCCGTGAGCGAACTCGGTTTCACACAGACCCGGAGGCAAGGCTTGGATCCCGAGATGATCCCTGGGCACGGGGCTGGCGAGAGCTGTCCAGCCGACCCTGGGGCTGCGCCTGCAGATGTCCCTGGAGgggctccttctcctcctcgGGGCACCCCGaagaaacccctcctcccggccccaGCAGCCCCCAGTAGTTGCGAGGCTGCTGGGCCTCTAGTGCAGCAGGGGCCGCCGGGTTGCCCTCATGAGAGCGGGGTGGCCGTGCCTGGGCAGGGAGgggatggctgctgctgccagccaccagGCGAAGAAGAGCCCGTGTTTTGCCCGTCAAGCAGATCCTATGTGCGGGATCTGAAGGAAGCCATGTCGAGGATTCGCCGGCACACGGCCCCGGATTCGGACACGGACGAGGAACTGGAGAAGGAGTGCCAGACGGCCTGCGGCCCCCGCCCCCGGGCACGGAGAGGGCGCCTGAATGAAGGGGCTCTctcctacagcagcagcagcttagaGAGCAGCGAGTCCAACGCCACCGTGGTGCCCGGGAACGCCACACCCACTCTCCTACGGAATGGGCACCAGACTGATTCTGAGCTGACCCTGGACGCAGGAAGTAATGCTGGGCCGAGCAGTGCCCTAACAATGAAGAGGGattag